The genomic window ACGTGACGGGTCACCAGATCTGGCAGTACCAGATCGAGTGGCAAGATCGCCGCGTTGAGCGGAGTGGCTATCTGTTTTTCGGTGCCCCCAATGACAGGCCTACGGCGCAGCCGGAGCGCGATTTCTACATCTACTTCATCCAGCCATTTGAGCCACCGCGTTTTCGCGATGACCAGAAGGCAGATGAGGTGTTTTTCCGGTTGAAGAACCCCGATGACGCTTTCCGACGTCATTTGTCTTTCTACGCAGCGGCGCAGGATCTTGCCTCAACAGCCAGCGGTGGAGCGAAGTCTGTCTATCTCGACAAGGCCAAGGATGCTCTGCGCGACATGAGCAAATGGCTGCAGGAAAAGCAGATGTCGGCTTTTGAGGTTACCTATCAGGGTAAGTCGAAGGCGCTGCAGGAGTGGTCCAAGGGGGTTTCGCTTCGTGAAAAAGCACGCCTTGGCCCGGAAGAACGGATCAACTTCCGTGACGTGGTGAATGCGATCTCCGGTCTCGCGCTGAACAATCAGTTTGGCGAACTCGCACCAGAATACCCTAGGTTTTCGGCTCTTGTGACCGATTCCAATCGAAAGCAGCTGATCGGCAATACGCTTCGCGTGCTGGCCGGTGCCAACCGCACCAAGGATGCTGTCGTGATTCTTGATGGGCTCGAAATGCTGGATGGCGATCGCATAGACCCCACGCGGTCGCGTTATGCGATGGAAGTCCTGAATCGGTTGAAGGCCAAAGGTCACGGTCAGGTGCTGAACCGCAGTGAACTGATCAGCGGCGATGCCGAGGTCGAATGCTTTGCACCCATCAAGTTTCGGCTTGAACCGGATCTGCTCGCGGTTGTTCTCGGAGGACTGGTTTATTCGGGGGACATCGTCCTTGCCATTACGGGAGACAAGATCGACTCGAGCAAGATCACTGCGCTCGCCGAGCGTCCGCTCGACGAACTGAAGCAATTCAAGCACGTCGAGGCTCCCAAGGAGATCAACGTTGCAGTTCTCCGTTCCTTGTTCGAAGCCCTTGGGCTTCCCCCCGGTCTTGCCCAACAAGCGACCCAAGGCTCTGACGAGCCGGTGAAGCTGCTGCAGGAGGAAGTCGGAAAGCTGACGCGGCGCGTTTTGTCTTCGTCGAATGACATGGCAGGTCGCCTCAGCTTCTGGGGTCAAGCGCTTCTGCGGGACGAAGAAATTCGGGATTACCGTTCTAAACTCGACGAACTTAAGGCGTTCTCGGAAAGTCTTGCCCCCTACAACACTGTGGGCAAGCTCAAGAACCTGCGCGTCGGCTCGGAAGATATCGCCGCCCAGACCAAGAACCTAGACGTGCTGAAAGCTGTCGAGGCCATGCTGGAACTGATCGCTGACCTCGGCGCTGTTGCAGGCTACCTCTCACTTGCGGAGACAGTCCTGATTTCGGACCATCCTTGGGTGAAACAGGCACAGGATGCTCGCAAACAGCTTCTCGAGAAGCTGGCCAGTGACCGCACGGCCCAACATGCTGCCGAGTATCGTCAGACCCTGGCCAAGCTCAAGAAAGATTACATCGCCGCCTATATCGCTCGGCACAGCCGGGCCCGTCTTGGCGTCGCGGAGGACAAGACGAAGGCGTCCCTACGCAAAGATCCGCGCCTTGCGTCGATGCGGACTCTGATGAACGTGTCGCTCATGCCAACCAGCCAGCTTACCGGCTACGAGGACAAGCTCGAGAAGCTGAAAAGCTGCGCGTCACTCCTCGAGTCGGAGCTGTCCGCTAGTCCGATGTGCCCGCACTGCAGCTTCAAGCCCGCCAACGAGCAGGGCGACATGCTGCCCGCGGCGAATGTCCTGAAGCAGCTTGATGAAGAGTTGGACCGCTTGATCGATGGTTGGCAGCAGACGCTGCTCGACAACCTCGAAGACCCGACGATCCAGGAGAACCTTGATCTGCTGAAGCCAACGGCGCGCAGTCTGGTCGAGGCGTTCGTAACGGCGAAGGCCCTCCCCGATCCAGTAACGGGGGACTTCGCTTCCGCCATTCAGGACGCGCTGTCCGGGCTGGAGAAGGTCAATGTCGGCAGCGAAGACATCAAGGCCGCACTCCTGCAAGGCGGATCGCCTGCAACGCCCGAAGACCTGCGCAAGCGGTTCGAGGCCTTCCTGAATGACCGGTGCAAAGGCAAGGACACCACCAAGCTGCGCTTTGTGGTGGAATGAATCCGTTATGAATAAAGGAACAATGCAATGACCGATCTATTTGAGGTGGCCATCAAACCGGCTAGTGGACCAGTGGAGGTTCTCGGCATCAAGTTTAATGACGATAGCGAAAGAAGAGCATACTTCATAGAAAAGCTCCGAGAGCACATCGAAGACTCCTCGTTTCGCTCTAGCCCCGACTTTCCCAATGCGAAGAATGACGATATCCTGAGGCTGTCCAATCCGCCATACTACACTGCTTGTCCTAATCCTTTTCTTGCGGAATTTGTTTCATGGGCAAAGAACAAGGAGGCAGAACCGGCCACGACATTGCCGTTTATGGGTGACTTAGTTGTCGACAGTCGAGATCCCGTTTATTCGTTTCACCCGTATCATACAAAGGTTCCGCCAGCCATTATTCAGACACTAATTGAGCATTACACTCGTCCAGGCGATCTAATTCTGGACGCTTTTAGCGGATCTGGAATGACAGGTGTTGCTGCTCGAAACTGTGGTCGCCGATCAATTATTGTTGATCTTTCGCCGATCGCAGGTTTTGTTAGTCACATTAATACTTACACTAATCCAAGCCAAAGAGCGGCAAATTTGCTTGAGGCAGCAATTAAACAGTCCCGTGCCAAATTAGGCTGGATGTATGAAACCAAACATGGAACCAAAAATTTAGAGGTTAACTACTTCGTTTGGTCAGATATCTTTACATGCCCTGAGTGTGTCTTTGAGTTTCCATTCTTTCCGCATGGTGTCATCCATCATGGCAATAAGGTTGAAACGCGAAAATCTTTTGACTGTCCGAGCTGTGGAGCCGAGCTAAACGTTCGACGGGTTGAACGTGTCGTTACGGAGGATGGAAAGAAGAAAGCTCTTGCATGGGTTAACGCTGGGACCGGGCGTGGTCGCATCAACCGCGCGCCAAGCAAGCACGATCAGGATGTTGTTGCTCAAATCCAGAGCTTGTCTGAGTTAAGCTGGTTTCCCACTGATACAATCAATCCAATTGGCTATTCAGCAAAACTGGCGCAACTTGGCGATAAAGGCATAACCAATGTCAGTCGATTTCTTTCAGAAAGAAATAGAATTGTCTTTGCAGACCTCTGGGAGAGGGTATCTTCAGTTGACGATGTGGAAGTGCGCAATGCAGCGCTTTCATGCCTAACTTCGATTTTCACTGTCATTTCCGAGCGGCAGGGATATTTTGGTGGTGGCGGTGGCATGTCTGGAAACCTCTACATGCCAATTGTACGGATGGAAAAGAATGTTTTCGACTCTTTGGAGCGTAAGATTGCGAAAATGCTGCAATCTGACTCTGCTAAGCCAAAGAAGAATGGAACCTGCGTTGTAAGCACTCAGTCCGCTACTAGCCTGACAGGCATAGAAGATGCGACGATCGACTACATTTATACAGACCCGCCATTTGGCGCCAACATCATTTACAGCGAAATGAACCTCATTCTTGAGGGCTGGCTGCGAGTTCGGACGGCTGCAAAAAAAGAAGCTGTGATTGATGAAACACAAAACAAAGATTTCTTTGAATATGGTGCACTAATGCGTGCGACATTTCATGAGTACTACAGAGTACTTAAGCCTGGGCATTGGATTACCGTTGAGTTTCACAACACCAAAGCAAGCGTCTGGAATTTGATCCAAACTGGCTTGTCAGAGGCGGGTTTCGTAGTTGCTCAGGTGGGGAAACTCGACAAAGGTTCTACAACCATACTTGCCGATATTCGACCCGGTGCTGTTGTGCAGGATTTGATAATTTCGGCATATAAGCCAGGCACAAACGTTGATCTCATGTTTACTAATTCCGCTCCCATCACTAACAGTGTTTGGAGTTTCGTGGAAAACCATATGAAGCACGTACCAATATTCAGTGAGAATAGTACCTTGCTGAATTATGTCTCGGAGCGGAGTGGTCGAATTCTTTATGACCGGATGGTTGGTTGGTTTATACGCCACAACGTTATGGTCCCGCTTTCAGCGCAAGAATTCTTCGAAGGTCTTCGAACCCGGTTCGAAGAAAGAGATAGTATGTTTTTCTTGCCAGATCAGATCGGTACTTATGATCGAAAACGTGCACAAGTAGCGCAGCCACCACAGATGGAGATGTTTGTTGCTGACGAGCGTAGCGCAATTGATTGGCTAACTGAGTTTCTCAAGAAACGACCCTCGTCGTACCAAGACATTCATCCAGAGTTCACAACCCAACTAGGTGCCGGCTGGAAGAAACACGAAACCCGCCCGGAACTGACGGCGCTGCTTGAGGACAACTTCTTGCGCTATGACGGGTCGGCCGATGTGCCGAGCCAGATCCATAGCTATCTGTCATCAAACTTCCCCGACTTGCGTAACCTCGAAAAGCCCGACCCGCGGCTGAAGGCCAAGGCCAAGGAACGCTGGTTCGTGCCCGACCCAAACAAGGCTCAGGATCTGGAGAAAAAGCGCGAGAAGGCGCTGCTTAAGGAATTCGAAGTGTACCGCAATACGCCCGGCCGCAAGCTCAAGGAGTTCCGCCTCGAAGTCCTGCGCGCAGGCTTCAAGGCGGCTTGGGCGAACAAGCACTACCAGACCATCGTCTCCATCGCAGCCAAGGTGCCCGATGACGCCCTGCAGGAAGATGAAAAGCTGCTCTTCTGGTACGACAGCGCCCTGACCCGGACAGGGGGCTAATCAGTGGCGGTTGGCGGGGACAGCTTTGGCGTTGGTGAGTGGTGCTGGCATGCGCGGCATGCTGCACCTTGCCGTGTCGTGGATCGGGAAACCGTCTGGGGCGAAACCGCCTATCGCGTTTGGCTGCCCGGCAAGGATGCCGTCGTCCGTGCCCGGGCGCGTGATCTAGGCCCGCTCGACGCTGTCCAGCCATCTGTCGACCAGATCCTTCACACGGCTGCCTCGGCAAAGCTGTTGGACGCGCTGGAGGACAACCTGCTGCTGGCGCCGATCCAGTCGAGCGTGGTGCCGCTGCCCCACCAGCTCTATGCGATCAACCGCGCCATGAGCCGCGACAGGATCCGCTATTTGCTCGCTGATGAAGTCGGCCTTGGCAAGACCATCGAGGCCGGTCTGATCCTCCGAGAGCTGAAACTGCGCGGCATGGCTCGAAGAATCTTGGTTGTCGCGCCCAAGGGGCTGGTTCGACAGTGGCAGGCCGAGATGCGCCTGCATTTCGGCGAGCAGTTCACCTTCGTCGAGCCGTCTGAACTGGCCGCCTTTCGGCAGTGGCGGAACGATGAGGAAAACCTCTGGCGCGTTCATGACCAGGTGATCTGTTCGCTGGATTCCGTGAAGCCCATGGAAGGTCGGCGTGGCTGGAGCGTCGAGCAACTTCAGACCTATAACCGCGAACGGTTCGAAGACCTGATCTCCGCATCATGGGATCTGGTGATCATTGACGAAGCTCACCGGATGGGCGGGAGCACAGACCAGGTTGCGCGGTACAAGCTGGGTGTAGCCTTGGCCGAGGCTGCGCCTTATCTGCTCTTGCTGTCTGCAACACCCCATCAGGGCAAGACGGACCAGTTTCACCGGTTGATGCAGCTTCTCGACCGCGACAGTTTCCCGGACGTGAGCAGTATCGCGGCCGACCGCGTTCGCCCCTTCGTGGTCCGTACAGAGAAGCGGGCGGCAATCGACGCCGAGGGAAAGCCGCTTTTCAAGCCGCGGATAACCCGGCTGCAACCCGTCGCCTGGCAGGATCGCCACGCGGCCCAGCAGGGCCTGTACGAGGCAGTGACCGAATATGTGCGTCATGGCTACAACCAGGCCATGGCGACGAAGCAGCGACATATTGGCTTCCTGATGATCTTGATGCAGCGCCTTGTGACATCGAGCACGGCAGCGATCCGGACGACGCTCGAAAGGCGATTGCTGGCACTCGACGATGATCATGCCCAGCTGAAGCTTTTTCCTTCCGAGCGTGCGGAGGAGTGGCACGAACTGTCTGGTGAAGATCAGATCGACGTTGCGGTTGCGTTCGAGGCTCTCGCGGATGAACGCAAAGACGTCGAAGCCTTGCTGTTCCTCGCGAGAGAGACCGAAGCGCAGGGGACCGACGCCAAAGCGGAGGCCTTGCTGGAACTCATCTATCGGATCCAGCAAGAAGAGAACGATCCTGAACTGAAGGTGCTGGTCTTCACCGAGTTTGTCCCGACACAGGCAATGCTTGCGGACTTCTTGGAAACCCGTGGCTTCTCCATTGTCATGTTGAATGGAAGCATGGATCTGGAGGCACGGGCGCGGACCCAGATGTCGTTTTCTCAGAACGTGCGTATCCTGATTTCTACGGACGCGGGCGGAGAAGGTCTGAACCTGCAGTTCTGCCACGTAATTGTGAACTTCGATATGCCCTGGAACCCCATGCGGGTTGAGCAGCGGATAGGTCGTGTTGACCGGATCGGTCAGCCCTTCGTGGTTCGCGCTATTAACTTCGTGCTCGAAGACACTGTTGAATATCGGGTTCGCGAGGTTCTCGAGAAGAAGCTTGCTGTCATCGCTGAAGAGTTTGGCGTCGACAAAGCCGCCGATGTCATGGACTCGGTAGAGGTTGAGCCGCTGTTCGACGAGCTCTTCGTCAACGGCCTGCAGAACCCGGATGCGATCGAAGCCGACTGCGAAACAGTTGTGTCACAGCTGAGGACGGCGATAGCAGAGCACAGCCAAAGCAGTCAGCTGCTGTCCGATGG from Paracoccaceae bacterium Fryx2 includes these protein-coding regions:
- a CDS encoding DUF6079 family protein, with amino-acid sequence MPMHYGDLIQFEPIESVIQLLDANRPEEAKKLVSTYVISDDMAERIANQMIPQLSFDESVDHKGVLVVGNYGTGKSHLMSVLSLVAEDVTYLPMIRHPKVAEAASAIAGKFKVHRIEVSSQMSLRDIITQQLEVFLEKHGVTYSFPPADKVVNNKSAFEEMMAAFSEVHPDHGVLLVVDEFLEYLRSRRDHDLVLDLSFLREIGEVTKHLRFRFVAGVQEAIFDSGRFQHVSDSLRRVKDRFTQVLLARQDVSFVVAERLLKKTADQHNKIRAYLTPFAKFYGSMNERMDEYVRLFPVHPDYIGTFERLVFTEKRGALVTLRDQIQAVLKDEVPQDRPGLIGYDKFWETVTSNGVLRADPNIGPVLKVSEVLQERVRKAFTRPQYRPMALRIIDGLAVHRLTTGGDIYVPVGPTAEELRDTLCLYQPGIEDMGGDPEADLLSLVQTVLRETIRTVNGQFISKAADTEQYFLDLKKDVDYDAQVEKRADALSNDALDRAYYSAIRQLMERMDETSYVTGHQIWQYQIEWQDRRVERSGYLFFGAPNDRPTAQPERDFYIYFIQPFEPPRFRDDQKADEVFFRLKNPDDAFRRHLSFYAAAQDLASTASGGAKSVYLDKAKDALRDMSKWLQEKQMSAFEVTYQGKSKALQEWSKGVSLREKARLGPEERINFRDVVNAISGLALNNQFGELAPEYPRFSALVTDSNRKQLIGNTLRVLAGANRTKDAVVILDGLEMLDGDRIDPTRSRYAMEVLNRLKAKGHGQVLNRSELISGDAEVECFAPIKFRLEPDLLAVVLGGLVYSGDIVLAITGDKIDSSKITALAERPLDELKQFKHVEAPKEINVAVLRSLFEALGLPPGLAQQATQGSDEPVKLLQEEVGKLTRRVLSSSNDMAGRLSFWGQALLRDEEIRDYRSKLDELKAFSESLAPYNTVGKLKNLRVGSEDIAAQTKNLDVLKAVEAMLELIADLGAVAGYLSLAETVLISDHPWVKQAQDARKQLLEKLASDRTAQHAAEYRQTLAKLKKDYIAAYIARHSRARLGVAEDKTKASLRKDPRLASMRTLMNVSLMPTSQLTGYEDKLEKLKSCASLLESELSASPMCPHCSFKPANEQGDMLPAANVLKQLDEELDRLIDGWQQTLLDNLEDPTIQENLDLLKPTARSLVEAFVTAKALPDPVTGDFASAIQDALSGLEKVNVGSEDIKAALLQGGSPATPEDLRKRFEAFLNDRCKGKDTTKLRFVVE
- a CDS encoding DNA methyltransferase produces the protein MTDLFEVAIKPASGPVEVLGIKFNDDSERRAYFIEKLREHIEDSSFRSSPDFPNAKNDDILRLSNPPYYTACPNPFLAEFVSWAKNKEAEPATTLPFMGDLVVDSRDPVYSFHPYHTKVPPAIIQTLIEHYTRPGDLILDAFSGSGMTGVAARNCGRRSIIVDLSPIAGFVSHINTYTNPSQRAANLLEAAIKQSRAKLGWMYETKHGTKNLEVNYFVWSDIFTCPECVFEFPFFPHGVIHHGNKVETRKSFDCPSCGAELNVRRVERVVTEDGKKKALAWVNAGTGRGRINRAPSKHDQDVVAQIQSLSELSWFPTDTINPIGYSAKLAQLGDKGITNVSRFLSERNRIVFADLWERVSSVDDVEVRNAALSCLTSIFTVISERQGYFGGGGGMSGNLYMPIVRMEKNVFDSLERKIAKMLQSDSAKPKKNGTCVVSTQSATSLTGIEDATIDYIYTDPPFGANIIYSEMNLILEGWLRVRTAAKKEAVIDETQNKDFFEYGALMRATFHEYYRVLKPGHWITVEFHNTKASVWNLIQTGLSEAGFVVAQVGKLDKGSTTILADIRPGAVVQDLIISAYKPGTNVDLMFTNSAPITNSVWSFVENHMKHVPIFSENSTLLNYVSERSGRILYDRMVGWFIRHNVMVPLSAQEFFEGLRTRFEERDSMFFLPDQIGTYDRKRAQVAQPPQMEMFVADERSAIDWLTEFLKKRPSSYQDIHPEFTTQLGAGWKKHETRPELTALLEDNFLRYDGSADVPSQIHSYLSSNFPDLRNLEKPDPRLKAKAKERWFVPDPNKAQDLEKKREKALLKEFEVYRNTPGRKLKEFRLEVLRAGFKAAWANKHYQTIVSIAAKVPDDALQEDEKLLFWYDSALTRTGG
- a CDS encoding helicase-related protein produces the protein MAVGGDSFGVGEWCWHARHAAPCRVVDRETVWGETAYRVWLPGKDAVVRARARDLGPLDAVQPSVDQILHTAASAKLLDALEDNLLLAPIQSSVVPLPHQLYAINRAMSRDRIRYLLADEVGLGKTIEAGLILRELKLRGMARRILVVAPKGLVRQWQAEMRLHFGEQFTFVEPSELAAFRQWRNDEENLWRVHDQVICSLDSVKPMEGRRGWSVEQLQTYNRERFEDLISASWDLVIIDEAHRMGGSTDQVARYKLGVALAEAAPYLLLLSATPHQGKTDQFHRLMQLLDRDSFPDVSSIAADRVRPFVVRTEKRAAIDAEGKPLFKPRITRLQPVAWQDRHAAQQGLYEAVTEYVRHGYNQAMATKQRHIGFLMILMQRLVTSSTAAIRTTLERRLLALDDDHAQLKLFPSERAEEWHELSGEDQIDVAVAFEALADERKDVEALLFLARETEAQGTDAKAEALLELIYRIQQEENDPELKVLVFTEFVPTQAMLADFLETRGFSIVMLNGSMDLEARARTQMSFSQNVRILISTDAGGEGLNLQFCHVIVNFDMPWNPMRVEQRIGRVDRIGQPFVVRAINFVLEDTVEYRVREVLEKKLAVIAEEFGVDKAADVMDSVEVEPLFDELFVNGLQNPDAIEADCETVVSQLRTAIAEHSQSSQLLSDGHELDATDARKWRDHPAQFWLERAITSGLPSRGGQAVREGDVWRVRWSGNGETSAVCFDARTAEGRPDLEWLTLEDPRARALIADLPRCVAGQNMPCVRISGLPETVKGVWSLWEITLSADDFSRRRFLPVFISNEGRAFQPTAKRIWDLLLTERLETISPTNAAISAELFGKSKDAAVAQGERMFTELVDEHMTRLREERDRAIYAYEARHQAIGRVGLATVRDYRRKRLQSEHDARLARLDAAEAFVADLHCVLFLRVGHQVDAGT